CCCAGGGAAGCGGATGATGGCAATGGCGGGAGAGCCAAGGAGGAAGTGGCGGCCAAGCGATTATATGCGGCACGGATGGGGGCAGGGAGCGCGAGCGCGGGGCCGCGACGGGGCGGTGGGCCCCCCCCCCCCCCAGCCCGGCCGCCGCGGCATGGTCCATCGTGGGTGCGGTGGACGCCGTGCGGCTGCGTGTCGAGGGGGCGTTGTACAGGATAGCACCCAGCGCCTACATGCAGGTGGTCTACGCCATCCGCCGGGCGATCCCCACAGGAGCCTTCGTCATCGAGGATTGGAATGACGCGCCGGGCAGGACCCGGGAGGACGTTCTTGCTGTCCTAGCGGAGGTAGAGGCGGAATGGTCAGGCTCATGGTGGCTGCGGTGGTGGTCTACATCGTGTTTCAGGCCTGCACCTACCAGCCGTACATCCAGATCGGGTGTACCGGGAGCATGGAGCCCGCGCTGTCGTGCGGGGACCGCTACGCCGTGGAGGACGTGGGCCCAGAGTCGGTGCCCCTTGCCGTGGGGCAGATCGTCGTGTTTCAGGCGTGTTTCCGCGACAGGAGCCCCGGCATGACGCAATTCGTCCATCGGATCATCGACGTGCGGACAGTGGACGGCGAGACGGAGTACCGCATGAAGGGGGACGCCAACAAGCTCCCCGACTCGTGCTGGGTGAAGCATGAGCGGGTGTACCAGGTGCTGCTGCACAAGCTGGGTAGCTAGAGGAGGCGGTGATGTTCTCGGACTCCTGGGCGGCCAGGGTGATCGCGTGCGGGTTACGGTCGGCGTCGGCATGGCCCTCCAGGCGTTGGGGGCTTCCATGGTGGTGACGATTCCCGCGTCGGCCGGGTGCGGGTGGGCGGTGCTGGTTGCGCTGACCCTGTGGAGCCGCCGGGCGGGCCGGTGAGGTGGCGCCCGCACTGCAGGAACGGGCATATGACGAGAGTGGAGGATGAAATGATGGGTTCTTGCGACGAGTGTAAGTTCTGGGTCGCGACGAGAATGCCTCGCCAAGGCGCCTGTCACCGCTATGCGCCTCAAGCGACGGGCAGAGATGAGGGACTGCTGGTGCCAGGGCAATGGCCCTTGACCATGGAAAGTGATTGGTGCGGCGACTTCGATCCGGGCACCGATGAGCCGGGGATCGAAGTCGCCGCACCATAAGCACGATATGACGAACCTGGAGGAAGAGGTATGA
This DNA window, taken from Chloroflexota bacterium, encodes the following:
- a CDS encoding signal peptidase I; protein product: MVRLMVAAVVVYIVFQACTYQPYIQIGCTGSMEPALSCGDRYAVEDVGPESVPLAVGQIVVFQACFRDRSPGMTQFVHRIIDVRTVDGETEYRMKGDANKLPDSCWVKHERVYQVLLHKLGS